In the genome of Tripterygium wilfordii isolate XIE 37 chromosome 19, ASM1340144v1, whole genome shotgun sequence, one region contains:
- the LOC119985424 gene encoding histone H2A.6: protein MAGRGKTLGSGASKKATSRSSKAGLQFPVGRIARFLKAGKYAERVGAGAPVYLAAVLEYLAAEVLELAGNAARDNKKTRIVPRHIQLAVRNDEELSKLLGDVTIANGGVMPNIHNLLLPRKAGASGKASGGGDDE, encoded by the exons ATGGCCGGTAGAGGGAAGACCCTGGGATCTGGAGCCTCCAAGAAGGCCACCTCGAGGAGTAGCAAGGCCGGCCTACAATTCCCTGTCGGTCGTATCGCGAGGTTTTTGAAGGCCGGGAAGTACGCCGAGCGTGTTGGTGCCGGAGCGCCTGTCTACCTCGCCGCCGTCCTCGAATACCTTGCTGCCGAG GTCCTTGAGTTGGCTGGAAATGCAGCCAGAGACAATAAGAAAACACGTATAGTGCCTCGCCACATCCAATTGGCTGTGAGGAATGACGAGGAACTGAGCAAGCTGCTTGGAGATGTGACCATTGCCAATGGTGGTGTGATGCCCAACATCCACAACCTTCTCCTTCCCAGGAAGGCTGGTGCTTCAGGCAAGGCAtctggtggtggtgatgatgaatgA
- the LOC119986170 gene encoding uncharacterized protein LOC119986170, with protein MTKIGVMVCVLIVIMDVVASILGIEAEIDKNKVIRVRMNAYKLGLVAASLLGFAHIGSNLLGGCICINCMQDLERVSASRQLWFVCLVSSWIIAAIGFAGLIMGILEKLKSISSMIIKHHHLLFIGGVSCFIHAMLSVAL; from the exons ATGACGAAAATTGGTGTTATGGTTTGTGTACTGATCGTGATTATGGATGTTGTCGCTAGCAtacttggtatcgaagcagaAATCGATAAGAATAAG GTGATCAGGGTAAGGATGAATGCATATAAGCTTGGGTTAGTAGCTGCTTCACTTTTGGGTTTTGCTCATATTGGCTCTAACTTGCTTGGTGGGTGTATTTGCATAAATTGCATGCAAGACTTGGAAAGAGTTTCTGCTTCCAGGCAATTATGGTTTGTTTGTCTTGTTTCGTCATG GATTATCGCAGCGATTGGATTTGCTGGTCTGATTATGGGGATATTAGAGAAGTTGAAATCAATCTCATCCATGATCATCAAGCACCACCATCTTCTCTTCATTGGTGGTGTTTCATGCTTCATACATGCCATGCTTTCTGTTGCTTTATAA
- the LOC119986171 gene encoding uncharacterized protein LOC119986171 — MVKMKAQLTFTCNISVSSLFSFSMHFPPLLDGIQFERNSLLHEGRRTGQDFFMQKVYRFSTEFEACSGQPRKVMQRNEGINSAWSGPGPGMIKLNIDGAVFLENDAIGVGAILRDQHGSPLLCFSENVAGRVDPTFAELLAVNRTLTCIEERGYHDFILELDSSNIVQALGSDDWLDSRMGHFVSDTKAIMARLGVIKCQHVCRSGNEVAHTLARMAKFRHGSSIWVAFCPMEIVPLVRKDISFLCNVSDS, encoded by the exons ATGG TGAAAATGAAAGCACAACTTACTTTCACATGCAATATATCTGtatcttctttgttttcattCTCCATGCATTTTCCACCCCTTTTGGATGGTATTCAA TTTGAGAGGAATAGCTTGCTGCATGAGGGGAGACGCACGGGGCAAGATTTTTTTATGCAAAAAGTGTACAGATTTTCGACTGAGTTTGAGGCTTGCAGTGGTCAGCCTAGGAAAGTTATGCAGCGTAATGAAGGGATCAATAGTGCTTGGTCTGGCCCAGGTCCAGGTATGATCAAACTAAACATTGATGGAGCTGTTTTTTTGGAGAATGATGCTATTGGAGTAGGTGCTATTTTGAGAGACCAGCATGGGAGTCCATTATTATGCTTTTCTGAGAATGTTGCTGGACGAGTTGATCCCACCTTTGCAGAATTGCTGGCTGTTAATCGAACCCTTACCTGCATTGAAGAGAGGGGCTACCATGATTTTATCCTAGAGTTGGATTCGTCCAATATTGTTCAGGCTTTAGGTTCTGATGACTGGTTGGACTCTCGTATGGGTCATTTTGTGAGCGACACCAAGGCTATTATGGCTAGACTTGGGGTTATCAAGTGTCAACATGTTTGTCGATCGGGTAATGAAGTTGCGCATACATTAGCAAGAATGGCAAAGTTTAGACATGGGAGTTCCATCTGGGTTGCTTTCTGCCCAATGGAAATTGTTCCCCTTGTTAGGAAGGATATTTCTTTCCTGTGTAATGTTTCTGATTCTTAA
- the LOC119985289 gene encoding uncharacterized protein LOC119985289, giving the protein MPTVWFSLKRSLHCKSEPSDVHDPKSRKNLSTIVTRKAGRSGCSRSIANLKDVIHGSKRHMEKPPSCSPRSIGSSEFLNPITHEVILSNSRCELKITGFGGFQGGVPSSETNGSNNGGSGSNGGGGSTFVGTLRPGTPGPGGHPTMHYFNPSFKATATPPRKSPFLSSERQGGGSVPSSRRVSLETDSNGSSAISCHKCGEQFTKWDAAEAHHLSKHAVTELVEGDSSRKIVEIICRTSWSKSENNCGRIERVLKVHNMQKTLARFEDYREMVKIKASKLQKKHPRCLADGNELLRFYGTTVGCNLGLNGSSSLCVSEKCCVCRIIRNGFFAKKELKEGIGVFTTSTSGRAFESIDIVEDDPSIRKALIVCRVIAGRVHRPLENIQEMAGQTGFDSLAGKMGLYSNIEELYLLNPKALLPCFVVICKP; this is encoded by the exons ATGCCAACAGTGTGGTTTTCCTTGAAGAGATCTCTACACTGCAAATCAGAACCATCAGATGTTCATGACCCAAAATCAAGGAAAAATTTGAGCACAATCGTGACAAGGAAAGCTGGGAGGTCTGGTTGTTCAAGGTCTATTGCAAATCTCAAAGATGTTATTCATGGAAGCAAGAGACACATGGAGAAACCCCCAAGTTGCAGCCCAAGATCTATAGGGAGTAGTGAGTTCCTAAACCCAATAACCCATGAAGTGATTTTGAGCAACTCAAGATGTGAACTCAAAATCACTGGTTTTGGTGGGTTCCAAGGTGGAGTTCCAAGTTCTGAAACTAATGGGTCTAACAATGGTGGAAGTGGAagtaatggtggtggtggttcaaCATTTGTGGGTACTCTAAGGCCAGGTACTCCTGGACCTGGAGGACACCCAACGATGCACTATTTCAATCCTTCATTCAAAGCAACAGCAACTCCACCAAGAAAGTCTCCATTTTTATCGTCTGAGAGACAAGGGGGTGGTTCTGTTCCTTCAAGTAGAAGGGTTTCTCTTGAGACTGACTCTAATGGGTCTTCTGCAATTTCTTGCCATAAATGTGGAGAACAGTTCACTAAATGGGATGCTGCTGAAGCCCACCATCTCTCTAAGCATGCTG TAACAGAACTTGTTGAAGGTGATTCGTCTAGAAAAATTGTAGAGATAATATGCAGGACAAGCTGGTCAAAGAGTGAAAACAATTGTGGCAGGATTGAGAGAGTATTGAAAGTCCACAATATGCAAAAAACTCTTGCAAGATTTGAAGATTACAGAGAAATGGTGAAGATTAAAGCCAGTAAGCTCCAAAAGAAACACCCTAGATGCCTTGCTGATGGGAATGAACTCTTAAGGTTCTATGGCACTACTGTGGGTTGCAATCTTGGCCTAAATGGCTCATCTAGTCTCTGTGTATCTGAAAAATGTTGTGTTTGTCGAATAATTCGAAATGGGTTCTTTGCCAAGAAAGAGCTGAAGGAAGGGATTGGTGTGTTCACAACTTCTACAAGTGGAAGAGCATTTGAATCCATTGACATAGTTGAAGATGACCCAAGTATAAGAAAAGCTTTGATTGTCTGTAGAGTGATTGCAGGGAGGGTTCATAGGCCTTTGGAGAATATACAAGAAATGGCAGGCCAAACTGGGTTTGACTCATTGGCAGGGAAAATGGGTCTCTATTCAAATATTGAAGAGCTTTAtcttctaaaccctaaagctcTGCTTCCTTGCTTTGTGGTTATATGCAAACCATga
- the LOC119985266 gene encoding 50S ribosomal protein L24, chloroplastic, with translation MAAMAALQSSMAGLSLSSNSFLGQRLSLPSFSPLPAKPTLKPCQVVAKLKRWERKKCKPNSLPILQKMHVKVGDTVKVIAGRDKGKIGEIAQVFRHSSMVLLKDINIKIKHMKSKEEGEPGQIIRIEAPIHSSNVMLYSKDKNVASRVGHKILEDGTQVRYLVKTGEVIDSAENWKKLKESKGKVEEAAVAAP, from the exons ATGGCAGCCATGGCTGCACTTCAAAGCTCAATGGCCggtctttctctctcctcgAACTCCTTCTTGGGCCAGCGCCTCTCACTGCCCTCTTTCTCACCTTTGCCT GCTAAACCAACATTGAAGCCCTGTCAAGTTGTAGCGAAG CTTAAGCGATGGGAGAGGAAGAAATGTAAGCCGAACAGCCTTCCGATTTTACAGAAAATGCACGTAAAGGTAGGAGATACAGTAAAAGTAATAGCTGGACGGGACAAGGGTAAAATTGGAGAGATAGCTCAAGTTTTCAGGCACAGCAGCATGGTGCTTTTGAAAGATATAAACATTAAGATAAAGCATATGAAGAGCAAGGAAGAGGGTGAACCTGGACAGATCATCAGG ATTGAGGCACCCATTCACAGCTCAAATGTTATGCTTTATTCAAAAGATAAGAATGTAGCAAGCCGAGTGGGTCATAAAATTCTTGAAGATGGGACGCAAGTACGTTACCTCGTAAAAACTGGAGAAGTAATTGACAGTGCTGAAAACTGGAAGAAATTAAAGGAATCAAAAGGAAAAGTTGAGGAAGCTGCTGTTGCTGCCCCCTAG
- the LOC119985018 gene encoding calcium/calmodulin-regulated receptor-like kinase 1, whose product MRGESSGLIIGISIGVVIGVLLAILAFLCVRYHRKRSQIGNSSSRRAATIPIRENGADSCSILSDSTIGPESPMKSGRNGMPFWLEGFKKSNGVSMSGIPVYPYKDLQKATYNFTTLIGQGAFGPVYKAQMPTGETVAVKVLAADSRQGEKEFQTEVMLLGRLHHRNLVNLVGYCAEKSQHILIYVYMSKGSLSSHLYNESYEPVNWDVRVHIALDVARGLEYLHNGAVPPVIHRDIKSSNILLDHCMRARVSDFGLSREEMVDKHAAIRGTFGYLDPEYVSTRTFTKKSDVYSFGVLLFELLAGRNPQQGLMEYVELAAMNTEGKVGWEELVDARLDGNFGVQELNEVAALAYKCINRAPRKRPSMRDIVQVLSRVVKSRHNRKAHHKKSISAATDEVSIDMDQPENRTPVSEHRREESMDSTDTYEV is encoded by the exons ATGAGAGGGGAGTCATCTGGATTGATAATTGGGATTTCCATAGGTGTCGTGATCGGTGTGCTTTTGGCTATTTTGGCGTTCTTATGTGTTAGGTACCATAGGAAGCGGTCGCAGATAGGGAATAGCAGTTCTAGGAGGGCAGCTACAATTCCTATCAGAGAAAATGGTGCTGATTCATGTAGTATACTGTCAGACTCAACTATTGGTCCCGAATCACCAATGAAATCTGGACGCAATGGCATGCCGTTCTGGCTTGAAGGATTCAAGAAAAGTAATGGGGTCTCCATGTCTGGGATTCCAGTGTATCCATACAA GGATCTGCAAAAGGCGACCTACAATTTTACAACCTTAATAGGACAAGGAGCATTTGGTCCAGTTTACAAAGCTCAGATGCCAACTGGTGAGACTGTAGCTGTTAAAGTGCTTGCAGCAGATTCTAGGCAAGGGGAGAAAGAGTTTCAGACAGAG GTTATGCTGTTGGGAAGGTTGCATCATAGAAACCTTGTGAATTTGGTTGGATATTGTGCAGAAAAGAGTCAACATATACTTATATATGTCTACATGAGTAAAGGCAGCTTGTCTTCTCATTTGTACA ATGAAAGTTATGAACCCGTAAACTGGGATGTGAGGGTCCATATTGCTTTAGATGTTGCGAGGGGCCTGGAGTATCTCCACAATGGG GCAGTTCCTCCTGTAATTCACAGGGACATAAAATCTTCCAATATCCTTTTGGATCATTGTATGAGAGCCAGG GTATCCGACTTTGGACTTTCAAGAGAAGAGATGGTAGACAAGCATGCTGCTATACGAGGAACATTCGGATATCTTGATCCTGAATATGTATCTACGAGAACCTTCACCAAGAAAAGTGATGTTTACAGTTTTGGCGTTTTGCTTTTTGAACTTTTAGCTGGCAGAAATCCTCAGCAAGGTCTCATGGAGTATGTTGAGCTT GCAGCGATGAATACCGAGGGGAAAGTGGGCTGGGAAGAACTCGTGGATGCTCGTCTTGATGGAAATTTCGGCGTGCAAGAGCTCAATGAAGTCGCTGCCCTTGCATACAAATGCATCAACCGTGCCCCAAGAAAACGACCATCCATGAGGGACATCGTGCAAGTGCTATCGCGGGTTGTTAAATCAAGGCACAACAGAAAGGCTCATCACAAGAAGTCCATATCTGCTGCAACAGATGAAGTTTCCATTGATATGGACCAACCAGAGAATAGGACTCCGGTCTCTGAACATCGAAGAGAGGAGTCTATGGACAGTACTGATACATATGAAGTCTAG
- the LOC119985272 gene encoding organic cation/carnitine transporter 4-like has product MSASILSSGRGELRSPLLAPPPDNIKKLCMEDMLKKHCGEFGRWQLRHFVLTNLAWALEAFHTMVVIFADREPDWRCLAGCDEREKSVCGLEPGSWEWIGGPGSSTVAQWGLVCGEKYKVGLVQAAFFVGCMVGAGVFGHLSDTKLGRKGSLTVVCILNALFGFSTAFSQTYWEYLLLRILTGFSTGGIGLCAFVLATEPIGTTKRGTVGMSTFYFFSTGIASLSGIAYIFQSWRELYIATSIPSLLFLFLVLPFISESPRWYLIRGRTSDAMDLMQTIAKANGNHLPDGVMLALDDETINTSITHQQNFKEELDSREAITGSLIDVIRSPMTRSRLLLAVAINFLCTIVYYGISLNVVNLETNLYLNVLLNAVAEMPAFAITAVLLDKFGRKPLAIGTMWFSGVFCLIGMMIRSVGIWKVVRMFCGVMGIFGMAGTYNLLTVYTTELFPTMVRGAALGCVAQAAQTGAILAPFVVVLGGGLPFLVFAICGILGGVLAFYLPETLNRPLYDTMAGMEDGEGK; this is encoded by the exons ATGTCGGCTTCCATCTTATCATCCGGTCGGGGTGAGCTCCGGTCACCTTTACTCGCCCCACCACCAGACAATATTAAGAAGCTATGCATGGAGGACATGCTCAAGAAACATTGCGGCGAATTCGGGCGGTGGCAGCTCCGGCACTTTGTCCTAACCAACCTGGCGTGGGCACTGGAGGCCTTTCACACGATGGTCGTGATTTTCGCGGACCGTGAGCCCGATTGGCGCTGTTTGGCCGGCTGCGACGAGAGGGAGAAGAGTGTTTGTGGGCTTGAACCGGGCTCGTGGGAGTGGATCGGAGGCCCCGGAAGCTCAACAGTGGCACAGTGGGGGTTGGTTTGTGGGGAGAAGTATAAGGTTGGGCTTGTTCAGGCCGCCTTCTTCGTTGGCTGCATGGTCG GTGCAGGAGTTTTTGGGCATCTGTCAGACACCAAACTAGGAAGAAAAGGCTCCCTAACAGTAGTTTGCATCTTGAATGCCTTGTTTGGTTTCTCAACTGCATTTTCTCAAACTTACTGGGAATATCTCCTCCTCCGTATCCTAACTGGCTTCAGCACCGGTGGCATTGGCCTCTGCGCCTTTGTGCTCGCCACAGAGCCAATAGGAACAACGAAACGCGGCACTGTAGGCATGTCCACATTCTACTTTTTCTCTACAGGAATCGCATCACTTTCTGGCATTGCCTATATTTTTCAGTCGTGGCGAGAGCTCTACATTGCGACATCCATACCTtcacttttgtttctcttcCTTGTTCTCCCTTTTATCTCTGAGTCCCCCCGATGGTACCTCATTCGAGGGAGAACTAGTGATGCTATGGATCTAATGCAAACAATCGCTAAAGCTAATGGGAATCACCTTCCTGATGGAGTTATGCTAGCACTCGACGATGAAACAATCAACACTAGCATAACCCATCAACAGAATTTCAAAGAAGAATTGGATAGCAGAGAAGCTATAACAGGCTCTTTAATTGATGTTATAAGGTCTCCAATGACTAGAAGTCGCCTACTATTGGCGGTGGCAATCAACTTCTTATGCACCATTGTGTACTACGGGATTAGCTTGAACGTTGTCAATCTCGAAACCAATCTATACCTTAATGTACTGCTCAATGCAGTAGCGGAAATGCCTGCATTTGCGATCACAGCAGTTTTATTAGACAAGTTTGGTAGGAAGCCATTGGCAATAGGGACAATGTGGTTTAGTGGGGTGTTTTGTTTGATTGGGATGATGATTAGGAGTGTTGGGATTTGGAAAGTAGTGAGGATGTTTTGTGGGGTTATGGGGATATTTGGGATGGCAGGAACTTATAACTTGCTGACTGTATACACGACAGAGCTGTTTCCGACCATGGTGAGAGGTGCAGCGCTTGGTTGTGTAGCACAGGCGGCGCAAACGGGAGCGATATTGGCACCATTTGTGGTGGTTTTGGGGGGTGGCTTGCCGTTTTTGGTGTTTGCTATATGTGGGATTCTCGGAGGAGTGTTAGCGTTTTACCTACCGGAGACACTAAACCGGCCATTGTACGATACCATGGCCGGAATGGAGGATGGGGAAGGTAAGTAG